The following is a genomic window from Serratia ficaria.
CGCGCCTCGCTGGCGTTATATAATACGCGGGAAGAGGTGGATCGGCTGGTGGCCGGTCTGCAGCGTATTCATCAGCTGTTGGGCTAGGCCGGGGTTAGCCCCGGCATGACTGAAAGGATCCTCATGGCGAATTTGCCGGACAAAGATAAATTGGTACGTAATTTCTCCCGTTGCCTGAATTGGGAGGAGAAATACCTGTACGTGATCGAACTGGGCGCCAAGCTGCCGGCGCTGGATGACGCCGAGCGGCAGCCCGGCAACCTGATTTCCGGCTGCCAGAGCCAGGTGTGGATTGTGATGAGCACCGATGAACAGGGGCAGGTTGAATTTCACGGCGACAGCGATGCGGCGATCGTCAAAGGGCTGTTGGCGGTGGTGTTTGTTCTTTATCGTCAGCTGACCCCGCAGCAAATTGTCGAACTCGACGTGCGGCCGTTCTTCGCCGAACTGGCGCTCAGCCAGCATTTGACGCCGTCGCGCTCCCAGGGGCTGGAAGCGATGATCCGCGCTATCCGCAACAAGGCCGCTCAGCTGCTCTGAGCCGCTTCCCATCGAAGCTACCAAGACTCGTTGATGCATTTTCTTTGTCAATGAGTCTTTACAATCCCTCTCCGCTGTCCCGCAGTGCGGGCTAAACCATTGACATTTCAGCAGCTTACCCATTGACGAACCGCTGACAATCACGCAGGGTGATTACGTTATAACGTGTTGATTTTTAGAGGAGTTATTGCCTTTGTTGCCAGCGTTGCTAGTATTAATCAGGTATTGTCTGATTTACCCACAGCCAAGTGCTCGTTAGCCTTGAGGCCGAACCGTAATAAAAATATAGGGATGATAATGAAACGTGCGTTGAGTTTAATGGGCATGCTGTTCGCCACCGTTCTGACCGGCACGCAAGCCGCCAGCGCGACCGAATATCCGCTGCCGCCGCCGGACAGCCGCCTGATCGGCGAAAACACCACCTATACCGTGCCGAACGACGGCCGGCCGCTGGAAGCGATTGCCGCCGATTACAAGATTGGCCTGCTGGGCATGCTGGAGGCCAACCCGGGCACCGATCCGTTCCTGC
Proteins encoded in this region:
- the sufE gene encoding cysteine desulfuration protein SufE, producing MANLPDKDKLVRNFSRCLNWEEKYLYVIELGAKLPALDDAERQPGNLISGCQSQVWIVMSTDEQGQVEFHGDSDAAIVKGLLAVVFVLYRQLTPQQIVELDVRPFFAELALSQHLTPSRSQGLEAMIRAIRNKAAQLL